A genomic window from Salvia splendens isolate huo1 chromosome 11, SspV2, whole genome shotgun sequence includes:
- the LOC121755847 gene encoding molybdenum cofactor sulfurase-like isoform X2 — MDGEFDKERFLKEFGGDYGYPNAPHNIDQIRANDFKRLNDVVYLDHAGATLYSESQMQDVFMDLSSTLYGNPHSQSSCSVTTSDIVGEVRQQVLSFFNASPKEYKCIFTSGATSSLKLVGETFPWSRESNYMYTMENHNSVLGIREYALRQGAAAIAVDIEDITESDAMSGKKSGIKIVPHTVQRRGEADCGKIDETSETYNLFAFPSECNFSGLRFNLDLVNSIKEGSCQIPGTFPTHSGHWMVLIDAAKGSSTCPPDLSKYKADFVVVSFYKLFGYPTGIGALIARNESVKLLKKTYFSGVAASIADIDFYQRRDGVEEFFEDGTVSFLSIASLHHGFKVLNTLTMPAISRHTSSLSSYVRNALLKLRHENGNFVCTLYGINDNEALFDSIGPVISFNLKRPDGSWFGYREVEKLASLSNIQLRTGCFCNPGACAKHLGLSHSDLVSNIEAGHVCWDDHDILNGKPTGAVRVSFGYMSTFEDAMKLLKFIKSSFVPQMTHNIPGDIPYSATEGIERTSRYFLKSITVYPIKSCAGFSVGSWPLSNTGLLHDREWLLKSFSGEILTQKKVPEMGLISTLVDLKLGLLIVESPRCKEKMQIELASAQCIGKREVMEIHSRRYEVGGYWNEIDIWFSNAVGRPCTLVRSYAVQNQTRSNREQCIVGMCRDFETRLNFVNEAQFLLLLEESVSDLNNRIRSKLRNSSLNQPAEVNPMRFRPNIVVSGGKPYAEDGWKILKIGESNFKSLGGCNRCHMINMTSTAGTVQRSNEPLATLASYRRLKIAVPMSQGKIYFGILLRLCDFIDQDAWISVGQEVIPNTD; from the exons ATGGATGGCGAATTCGACAAGGAACGGTTCTTGAAGGAGTTCGGTGGAGATTATGGTTATCCAAATGCACCCCACAACATTGATCAAATCAGAGCTAACGATTTTAAGCGATTGAATG ATGTAGTATACTTGGATCATGCTGGAGCAACTCTATATTCCGAATCGCAAATGCAGGACGTTTTTATGGACTTGAGTTCTACTCTATATGGAAATCCCC ATAGCCAGAGTAGTTGCAGTGTGACAACCAGCGACATTGTTGGGGAGGTTCGTCAACAG GTCCTTAGTTTCTTTAATGCATCTCCGAAAGAGTACAAATGTATATTCACATCTGGGGCAACATCTTCGTTAAAACTTGTTGGCGAGACATTTCCATGGAGCCGTGAGAGTAATTATATGTACACAATGGAGAATCACAACAGCGTTCTTGGGATCAGAGA GTATGCCCTTAGACAAGGTGCTGCAGCCATTGCAGTTGACATTGAAGATATTACTGAGTCTGATGCAATGAGTGGTAAGAAATCTGGCATTAAGATTGTACCACACACTGTACAAAGAAGAGGTGAAGCTGACTGCGGGAAAATAGATGAAACCA GCGAGACATACAATTTATTTGCATTTCCGTCAGAGTGCAACTTCTCGGGTCTTAGATTCAACCTTGATCTGGTTAATTCTATAAAGGAAGGTTCTTGTCAAATACCAGGAACTTTTCCAACTCACAG TGGGCACTGGATGGTCCTGATTGATGCTGCAAAAGGAAGTTCAACATGCCCTCCTGATTTGTCAAAATACAAGGCAGATTTTGTAGTCGTCTCATTTTATAAG CTATTTGGATATCCAACTGGAATTGGAGCTCTTATTGCTCGAAACG AGTCAGTTAAGTTATTGAAGAAGACCTATTTCAGCGGAG TGGCTGCGTCTATTGCAGATATAGACTTCTACCAAAGAAGAGACGGCGTTGAGGAATTCTTTGAGGATGGCACCGTATCTTTTCTCAGCATTGCATCCCTTCATCATGGATTCAAAGTTCTTAACACATTAACCATGCCTGCTATTTCCAG GCACACAAGCTCGCTTTCCTCATACGTTAGGAATGCACTACTGAAGCTGAGGCATGAGAACGGAAATTTTGTTTGCACATTGTATGGCATCAATGATAATGAG GCATTGTTCGATTCAATAGGTCCTGTAATTTCGTTCAACCTGAAAAGACCTGACGGATCTTGGTTTGGATATCGAGAGGTGGAAAAGTTGGCATCCTTGTCCAATATCCAGTTGAGG ACAGGGTGCTTTTGTAATCCTGGTGCATGTGCAAAACATCTTGGTTTGTCTCATTCGGATCTTGTTTCTAACATTGAG gCAGGACATGTTTGCTGGGATGATCATGACATATTGAATGGCAAACCAACTGGAGCAGTTAGGGTGTCATTTGGTTACATGTCAACATTTGAAGATGCCATG AAGCTTTTGAAGTTCATCAAGAGTTCATTTGTGCCCCAGATGACACATAATATACCTGGAGACATACCTTATTCTGCAACTGAAG GGATTGAAAGGACTTCAAGATACTTCCTCAAATCAATCACTGTTTATCCCATCAAATCTTGTGCTGGCTTCAGTGTGGGGAGCTGGCCTTTAAGTAATACTG GATTGCTGCATGATAGGGAATGGCTTCTCAAGAGCTTCAGTGGAGAAATTTTGACCCAGAAGAAG GTTCCTGAAATGGGTTTAATCAGCACGTTGGTCGATCTCAAATTGGGACTGCTAATTGTTGAATCTCCCCGCTGCAAAGAAAAAATGCAGATAGAGCTTGCTTCAGCTCAATGTATAGGTAAAAGAGAAGTGATGGAAATACATTCTCGAAG ATATGAAGTTGGAGGCTACTGGAACGAAATCGACATTTGGTTTAGCAATGCAGTCGGTCGCCCTTGTACCCTTGTCAGAAGCTATGCTGTCCAAAATCAGACGCGGTCAAACAGGGAGCAGTGTATTGTAGGGATGTGCAGAGATTTTGAGACTAGATTGAATTTTGTCAATGAAGCTCAGTTTTTGCTATTATTGGAAGAAAGTGTATCAGATCTCAACAACAGAATTAGATCAA AGTTGCGAAACAGCTCACTTAACCAGCCAGCCGAAGTTAATCCAATGAGGTTCCGTCCAAATATTGTCGTCTCTGGTGGCAAACCCTATGCCGAAGATGGTTGGAAGATTTTGAAGATTGGAGAGAGTAACTTTAAG TCTTTGGGTGGTTGCAACCGGTGCCATATGATCAATATGACTTCTACAGCCGGGACAGTGCAGAGGTCCAACGAACCGTTAGCCACTTTAGCATCGTACAGAAGACTAAAG ATTGCCGTTCCAATGTCACAGGGGAAGATATATTTTGGAATACTGTTAAGATTATGCGATTTTATCGACCAAGATGCGTGGATTTCTGTGGGACAAGAAGTGATTCCAAACACAGATTAA
- the LOC121754209 gene encoding transcription factor JUNGBRUNNEN 1-like isoform X1, with amino-acid sequence MEEVENMSITLSSKEEEEDLQLPGFRFHPTDEELVGFYLRRKVDKRPIRLDLIKHVDIYKFDPWDLPKSGGGGAEKKEWYFFCRRGRKYKNSMRPNRVTRSGFWKATGIDRPIYSSGRECIGLKKSLVYYRGSAGKGTKTDWMMHEFRLPGPHDSAAKQEAEVWTLCRILKRSTSYRKCVTDWKEMAAAKRPSNASASSETCDGRSGGSYISFNAPLTKKQVVTPETSTSVESLMNVQHHHHHSSSPSYSMYSDINEFLRHADWGDLRSVVDCANPLYSDRYF; translated from the exons ATGGAAGAAGTAGAGAACATGAGCATCACTTTGTCCTccaaggaagaggaagaagacttGCAGCTTCCCGGCTTCCGGTTCCACCCGACCGACGAAGAGCTCGTCGGCTTCTATCTCCGGCGCAAGGTCGACAAGCGCCCCATCCGCCTCGACCTCATCAAGCACGTCGATATCTACAAATTCGACCCGTGGGATCTCccaa AATCGGGAGGCGGCGGCGCGGAGAAGAAGGAGTGGTACTTCTTCTGTAGAAGAGGGAGGAAGTACAAGAACAGCATGAGGCCGAATAGGGTGACGCGGTCCGGTTTTTGGAAGGCCACGGGGATCGACCGCCCTATTTACTCGTCCGGCCGCGAATGCATTGGCCTCAAGAAGTCTCTCGTCTACTACCGCGGCTCGGCCGGTAAGGGCACCAAGACTGATTGGATGATGCACGAGTTCCGCCTCCCCGGCCCCCACGACTCTGCCGCCAAACAGGAAGCG GAAGTGTGGACATTGTGCCGCATACTTAAGCGCAGCACCTCCTACAGGAAGTGCGTGACGGACTGGAAGGAAATGGCGGCGGCGAAGAGGCCGAGCAACGCCTCCGCGAGCTCGGAGACGTGCGATGGGCGGAGCGGCGGAAGCTATATAAGCTTCAACGCTCCGCTTACAAAGAAGCAAGTAGTAACACCTGAGACAAGTACAAGTGTTGAGAGCTTGATGAATGtgcaacatcatcatcatcattcatCTTCTCCGAGTTACAGTATGTATAGTGACATCAATGAGTTTCTGAGGCATGCAGACTGGGGGGATCTTCGATCTGTTGTTGATTGTGCTAATCCATTATATTCTGATAGATATTTTTGA
- the LOC121755847 gene encoding molybdenum cofactor sulfurase-like isoform X1 → MDGEFDKERFLKEFGGDYGYPNAPHNIDQIRANDFKRLNDVVYLDHAGATLYSESQMQDVFMDLSSTLYGNPHSQSSCSVTTSDIVGEVRQQVLSFFNASPKEYKCIFTSGATSSLKLVGETFPWSRESNYMYTMENHNSVLGIREYALRQGAAAIAVDIEDITESDAMSGKKSGIKIVPHTVQRRGEADCGKIDETSETYNLFAFPSECNFSGLRFNLDLVNSIKEGSCQIPGTFPTHSGHWMVLIDAAKGSSTCPPDLSKYKADFVVVSFYKLFGYPTGIGALIARNESVKLLKKTYFSGGTVAASIADIDFYQRRDGVEEFFEDGTVSFLSIASLHHGFKVLNTLTMPAISRHTSSLSSYVRNALLKLRHENGNFVCTLYGINDNEALFDSIGPVISFNLKRPDGSWFGYREVEKLASLSNIQLRTGCFCNPGACAKHLGLSHSDLVSNIEAGHVCWDDHDILNGKPTGAVRVSFGYMSTFEDAMKLLKFIKSSFVPQMTHNIPGDIPYSATEGIERTSRYFLKSITVYPIKSCAGFSVGSWPLSNTGLLHDREWLLKSFSGEILTQKKVPEMGLISTLVDLKLGLLIVESPRCKEKMQIELASAQCIGKREVMEIHSRRYEVGGYWNEIDIWFSNAVGRPCTLVRSYAVQNQTRSNREQCIVGMCRDFETRLNFVNEAQFLLLLEESVSDLNNRIRSKLRNSSLNQPAEVNPMRFRPNIVVSGGKPYAEDGWKILKIGESNFKSLGGCNRCHMINMTSTAGTVQRSNEPLATLASYRRLKIAVPMSQGKIYFGILLRLCDFIDQDAWISVGQEVIPNTD, encoded by the exons ATGGATGGCGAATTCGACAAGGAACGGTTCTTGAAGGAGTTCGGTGGAGATTATGGTTATCCAAATGCACCCCACAACATTGATCAAATCAGAGCTAACGATTTTAAGCGATTGAATG ATGTAGTATACTTGGATCATGCTGGAGCAACTCTATATTCCGAATCGCAAATGCAGGACGTTTTTATGGACTTGAGTTCTACTCTATATGGAAATCCCC ATAGCCAGAGTAGTTGCAGTGTGACAACCAGCGACATTGTTGGGGAGGTTCGTCAACAG GTCCTTAGTTTCTTTAATGCATCTCCGAAAGAGTACAAATGTATATTCACATCTGGGGCAACATCTTCGTTAAAACTTGTTGGCGAGACATTTCCATGGAGCCGTGAGAGTAATTATATGTACACAATGGAGAATCACAACAGCGTTCTTGGGATCAGAGA GTATGCCCTTAGACAAGGTGCTGCAGCCATTGCAGTTGACATTGAAGATATTACTGAGTCTGATGCAATGAGTGGTAAGAAATCTGGCATTAAGATTGTACCACACACTGTACAAAGAAGAGGTGAAGCTGACTGCGGGAAAATAGATGAAACCA GCGAGACATACAATTTATTTGCATTTCCGTCAGAGTGCAACTTCTCGGGTCTTAGATTCAACCTTGATCTGGTTAATTCTATAAAGGAAGGTTCTTGTCAAATACCAGGAACTTTTCCAACTCACAG TGGGCACTGGATGGTCCTGATTGATGCTGCAAAAGGAAGTTCAACATGCCCTCCTGATTTGTCAAAATACAAGGCAGATTTTGTAGTCGTCTCATTTTATAAG CTATTTGGATATCCAACTGGAATTGGAGCTCTTATTGCTCGAAACG AGTCAGTTAAGTTATTGAAGAAGACCTATTTCAGCGGAG GAACAGTGGCTGCGTCTATTGCAGATATAGACTTCTACCAAAGAAGAGACGGCGTTGAGGAATTCTTTGAGGATGGCACCGTATCTTTTCTCAGCATTGCATCCCTTCATCATGGATTCAAAGTTCTTAACACATTAACCATGCCTGCTATTTCCAG GCACACAAGCTCGCTTTCCTCATACGTTAGGAATGCACTACTGAAGCTGAGGCATGAGAACGGAAATTTTGTTTGCACATTGTATGGCATCAATGATAATGAG GCATTGTTCGATTCAATAGGTCCTGTAATTTCGTTCAACCTGAAAAGACCTGACGGATCTTGGTTTGGATATCGAGAGGTGGAAAAGTTGGCATCCTTGTCCAATATCCAGTTGAGG ACAGGGTGCTTTTGTAATCCTGGTGCATGTGCAAAACATCTTGGTTTGTCTCATTCGGATCTTGTTTCTAACATTGAG gCAGGACATGTTTGCTGGGATGATCATGACATATTGAATGGCAAACCAACTGGAGCAGTTAGGGTGTCATTTGGTTACATGTCAACATTTGAAGATGCCATG AAGCTTTTGAAGTTCATCAAGAGTTCATTTGTGCCCCAGATGACACATAATATACCTGGAGACATACCTTATTCTGCAACTGAAG GGATTGAAAGGACTTCAAGATACTTCCTCAAATCAATCACTGTTTATCCCATCAAATCTTGTGCTGGCTTCAGTGTGGGGAGCTGGCCTTTAAGTAATACTG GATTGCTGCATGATAGGGAATGGCTTCTCAAGAGCTTCAGTGGAGAAATTTTGACCCAGAAGAAG GTTCCTGAAATGGGTTTAATCAGCACGTTGGTCGATCTCAAATTGGGACTGCTAATTGTTGAATCTCCCCGCTGCAAAGAAAAAATGCAGATAGAGCTTGCTTCAGCTCAATGTATAGGTAAAAGAGAAGTGATGGAAATACATTCTCGAAG ATATGAAGTTGGAGGCTACTGGAACGAAATCGACATTTGGTTTAGCAATGCAGTCGGTCGCCCTTGTACCCTTGTCAGAAGCTATGCTGTCCAAAATCAGACGCGGTCAAACAGGGAGCAGTGTATTGTAGGGATGTGCAGAGATTTTGAGACTAGATTGAATTTTGTCAATGAAGCTCAGTTTTTGCTATTATTGGAAGAAAGTGTATCAGATCTCAACAACAGAATTAGATCAA AGTTGCGAAACAGCTCACTTAACCAGCCAGCCGAAGTTAATCCAATGAGGTTCCGTCCAAATATTGTCGTCTCTGGTGGCAAACCCTATGCCGAAGATGGTTGGAAGATTTTGAAGATTGGAGAGAGTAACTTTAAG TCTTTGGGTGGTTGCAACCGGTGCCATATGATCAATATGACTTCTACAGCCGGGACAGTGCAGAGGTCCAACGAACCGTTAGCCACTTTAGCATCGTACAGAAGACTAAAG ATTGCCGTTCCAATGTCACAGGGGAAGATATATTTTGGAATACTGTTAAGATTATGCGATTTTATCGACCAAGATGCGTGGATTTCTGTGGGACAAGAAGTGATTCCAAACACAGATTAA
- the LOC121755847 gene encoding molybdenum cofactor sulfurase-like isoform X3: MDGEFDKERFLKEFGGDYGYPNAPHNIDQIRANDFKRLNDVVYLDHAGATLYSESQMQDVFMDLSSTLYGNPHSQSSCSVTTSDIVGEVRQQVLSFFNASPKEYKCIFTSGATSSLKLVGETFPWSRESNYMYTMENHNSVLGIREYALRQGAAAIAVDIEDITESDAMSGKKSGIKIVPHTVQRRGEADCGKIDETSETYNLFAFPSECNFSGLRFNLDLVNSIKEGSCQIPGTFPTHSGHWMVLIDAAKGSSTCPPDLSKYKADFVVVSFYKLFGYPTGIGALIARNESVKLLKKTYFSGGTVAASIADIDFYQRRDGVEEFFEDGTVSFLSIASLHHGFKVLNTLTMPAISRHTSSLSSYVRNALLKLRHENGNFVCTLYGINDNEALFDSIGPVISFNLKRPDGSWFGYREVEKLASLSNIQLRTGCFCNPGACAKHLGLSHSDLVSNIEAGHVCWDDHDILNGKPTGAVRVSFGYMSTFEDAMKLLKFIKSSFVPQMTHNIPGDIPYSATEGIERTSRYFLKSITVYPIKSCAGFSVGSWPLSNTGLLHDREWLLKSFSGEILTQKKVPEMGLISTLVDLKLGLLIVESPRCKEKMQIELASAQCIGKREVMEIHSRRYEVGGYWNEIDIWFSNAVGRPCTLVRSYAVQNQTRSNREQCIVGMCRDFETRLNFVNEAQFLLLLEESVSDLNNRIRSKLRNSSLNQPAEVNPMRFRPNIVVSGGKPYAEDGWKILKIGESNFKSLGGCNRCHMINMTSTAGTVQRSNEPLATLASYRRLKGKIYFGILLRLCDFIDQDAWISVGQEVIPNTD, translated from the exons ATGGATGGCGAATTCGACAAGGAACGGTTCTTGAAGGAGTTCGGTGGAGATTATGGTTATCCAAATGCACCCCACAACATTGATCAAATCAGAGCTAACGATTTTAAGCGATTGAATG ATGTAGTATACTTGGATCATGCTGGAGCAACTCTATATTCCGAATCGCAAATGCAGGACGTTTTTATGGACTTGAGTTCTACTCTATATGGAAATCCCC ATAGCCAGAGTAGTTGCAGTGTGACAACCAGCGACATTGTTGGGGAGGTTCGTCAACAG GTCCTTAGTTTCTTTAATGCATCTCCGAAAGAGTACAAATGTATATTCACATCTGGGGCAACATCTTCGTTAAAACTTGTTGGCGAGACATTTCCATGGAGCCGTGAGAGTAATTATATGTACACAATGGAGAATCACAACAGCGTTCTTGGGATCAGAGA GTATGCCCTTAGACAAGGTGCTGCAGCCATTGCAGTTGACATTGAAGATATTACTGAGTCTGATGCAATGAGTGGTAAGAAATCTGGCATTAAGATTGTACCACACACTGTACAAAGAAGAGGTGAAGCTGACTGCGGGAAAATAGATGAAACCA GCGAGACATACAATTTATTTGCATTTCCGTCAGAGTGCAACTTCTCGGGTCTTAGATTCAACCTTGATCTGGTTAATTCTATAAAGGAAGGTTCTTGTCAAATACCAGGAACTTTTCCAACTCACAG TGGGCACTGGATGGTCCTGATTGATGCTGCAAAAGGAAGTTCAACATGCCCTCCTGATTTGTCAAAATACAAGGCAGATTTTGTAGTCGTCTCATTTTATAAG CTATTTGGATATCCAACTGGAATTGGAGCTCTTATTGCTCGAAACG AGTCAGTTAAGTTATTGAAGAAGACCTATTTCAGCGGAG GAACAGTGGCTGCGTCTATTGCAGATATAGACTTCTACCAAAGAAGAGACGGCGTTGAGGAATTCTTTGAGGATGGCACCGTATCTTTTCTCAGCATTGCATCCCTTCATCATGGATTCAAAGTTCTTAACACATTAACCATGCCTGCTATTTCCAG GCACACAAGCTCGCTTTCCTCATACGTTAGGAATGCACTACTGAAGCTGAGGCATGAGAACGGAAATTTTGTTTGCACATTGTATGGCATCAATGATAATGAG GCATTGTTCGATTCAATAGGTCCTGTAATTTCGTTCAACCTGAAAAGACCTGACGGATCTTGGTTTGGATATCGAGAGGTGGAAAAGTTGGCATCCTTGTCCAATATCCAGTTGAGG ACAGGGTGCTTTTGTAATCCTGGTGCATGTGCAAAACATCTTGGTTTGTCTCATTCGGATCTTGTTTCTAACATTGAG gCAGGACATGTTTGCTGGGATGATCATGACATATTGAATGGCAAACCAACTGGAGCAGTTAGGGTGTCATTTGGTTACATGTCAACATTTGAAGATGCCATG AAGCTTTTGAAGTTCATCAAGAGTTCATTTGTGCCCCAGATGACACATAATATACCTGGAGACATACCTTATTCTGCAACTGAAG GGATTGAAAGGACTTCAAGATACTTCCTCAAATCAATCACTGTTTATCCCATCAAATCTTGTGCTGGCTTCAGTGTGGGGAGCTGGCCTTTAAGTAATACTG GATTGCTGCATGATAGGGAATGGCTTCTCAAGAGCTTCAGTGGAGAAATTTTGACCCAGAAGAAG GTTCCTGAAATGGGTTTAATCAGCACGTTGGTCGATCTCAAATTGGGACTGCTAATTGTTGAATCTCCCCGCTGCAAAGAAAAAATGCAGATAGAGCTTGCTTCAGCTCAATGTATAGGTAAAAGAGAAGTGATGGAAATACATTCTCGAAG ATATGAAGTTGGAGGCTACTGGAACGAAATCGACATTTGGTTTAGCAATGCAGTCGGTCGCCCTTGTACCCTTGTCAGAAGCTATGCTGTCCAAAATCAGACGCGGTCAAACAGGGAGCAGTGTATTGTAGGGATGTGCAGAGATTTTGAGACTAGATTGAATTTTGTCAATGAAGCTCAGTTTTTGCTATTATTGGAAGAAAGTGTATCAGATCTCAACAACAGAATTAGATCAA AGTTGCGAAACAGCTCACTTAACCAGCCAGCCGAAGTTAATCCAATGAGGTTCCGTCCAAATATTGTCGTCTCTGGTGGCAAACCCTATGCCGAAGATGGTTGGAAGATTTTGAAGATTGGAGAGAGTAACTTTAAG TCTTTGGGTGGTTGCAACCGGTGCCATATGATCAATATGACTTCTACAGCCGGGACAGTGCAGAGGTCCAACGAACCGTTAGCCACTTTAGCATCGTACAGAAGACTAAAG GGGAAGATATATTTTGGAATACTGTTAAGATTATGCGATTTTATCGACCAAGATGCGTGGATTTCTGTGGGACAAGAAGTGATTCCAAACACAGATTAA
- the LOC121755051 gene encoding putative zinc finger protein CONSTANS-LIKE 11 translates to MDRYCFDYPSDFCNSSNIFNSNNSPLSVASFPDAALPSDYMVVPQMEAGFRDFSACDYNQSDSGEECWPPYSPMLAENWGIQGKAADESDQVKVGRYSAEERKDRILRYLKKRNQRNFNKTIKYACRKTLADKRVRVRGRFAKNNEASQDEMLMDSTSFQLNYSFQDEMVKYDEEYWIQVAMDNLGHFPYLGS, encoded by the exons ATGGATCGCTACTGCTTCGATTACCCCTCCGATTTCTGCAACTCCTCAAACATCTTCAACTCCAACAATTCTCCCCTTTCTGTCGCCTCGTTTCCTGACGCCGCCCTTCCTTCCGACTACATGGTCGTTCCGCAGATGGAGGCCGGCTTTCGGGATTTCTCCGCCTGTGATTACAATCAGAGTGATTCCGGTGAAGAGTGCTGGCCGCCTTACAGTCCCATGCTTGCTGAAAACTGG GGGATACAAGGGAAGGCGGCGGATGAGAGCGATCAGGTGAAGGTGGGGAGATATTCTGCTGAAGAAAGGAAGGATAGAATTCTCAGATATCTGAAGAAGAGAAACCAGAGAAATTTTAATAAGACCATCAAG TATGCCTGTCGGAAAACCCTAGCAGACAAGCGTGTCCGAGTTCGCGGGAGATTCGCAAAGAACAATGAAGCCTCTCAAGATGAAATGTTGATGGACTCGACCTCTTTTCAACTAAACTATTCATTTCAAGACGAG ATGGTGAAGTACGATGAGGAGTATTGGATCCAAGTAGCAATGGACAATCTTGGCCACTTTCCTTACTTAGGCAGCTAG
- the LOC121754209 gene encoding transcription factor JUNGBRUNNEN 1-like isoform X2 — protein MSITLSSKEEEEDLQLPGFRFHPTDEELVGFYLRRKVDKRPIRLDLIKHVDIYKFDPWDLPKSGGGGAEKKEWYFFCRRGRKYKNSMRPNRVTRSGFWKATGIDRPIYSSGRECIGLKKSLVYYRGSAGKGTKTDWMMHEFRLPGPHDSAAKQEAEVWTLCRILKRSTSYRKCVTDWKEMAAAKRPSNASASSETCDGRSGGSYISFNAPLTKKQVVTPETSTSVESLMNVQHHHHHSSSPSYSMYSDINEFLRHADWGDLRSVVDCANPLYSDRYF, from the exons ATGAGCATCACTTTGTCCTccaaggaagaggaagaagacttGCAGCTTCCCGGCTTCCGGTTCCACCCGACCGACGAAGAGCTCGTCGGCTTCTATCTCCGGCGCAAGGTCGACAAGCGCCCCATCCGCCTCGACCTCATCAAGCACGTCGATATCTACAAATTCGACCCGTGGGATCTCccaa AATCGGGAGGCGGCGGCGCGGAGAAGAAGGAGTGGTACTTCTTCTGTAGAAGAGGGAGGAAGTACAAGAACAGCATGAGGCCGAATAGGGTGACGCGGTCCGGTTTTTGGAAGGCCACGGGGATCGACCGCCCTATTTACTCGTCCGGCCGCGAATGCATTGGCCTCAAGAAGTCTCTCGTCTACTACCGCGGCTCGGCCGGTAAGGGCACCAAGACTGATTGGATGATGCACGAGTTCCGCCTCCCCGGCCCCCACGACTCTGCCGCCAAACAGGAAGCG GAAGTGTGGACATTGTGCCGCATACTTAAGCGCAGCACCTCCTACAGGAAGTGCGTGACGGACTGGAAGGAAATGGCGGCGGCGAAGAGGCCGAGCAACGCCTCCGCGAGCTCGGAGACGTGCGATGGGCGGAGCGGCGGAAGCTATATAAGCTTCAACGCTCCGCTTACAAAGAAGCAAGTAGTAACACCTGAGACAAGTACAAGTGTTGAGAGCTTGATGAATGtgcaacatcatcatcatcattcatCTTCTCCGAGTTACAGTATGTATAGTGACATCAATGAGTTTCTGAGGCATGCAGACTGGGGGGATCTTCGATCTGTTGTTGATTGTGCTAATCCATTATATTCTGATAGATATTTTTGA